In Malus sylvestris chromosome 16, drMalSylv7.2, whole genome shotgun sequence, the following are encoded in one genomic region:
- the LOC126607986 gene encoding eukaryotic translation initiation factor 4B2-like yields the protein MAKPWGTVGNWAAEAEREEAEELAAAAKAESQSFPSLKEAVSAKPKKKKMSLSEFYNASGTPASNRVGLTPDEMMRLPTGPKERSAEEMQYGRLGGGFPSYGRSGTNPGRGGDGSWGGGGRRSYGGFDDDRRGPPSRVSDLDQPSRADEVDNWAMTKKSLPSVDSGRQNRYSSLGSVGAGGGGGDGVGGGMGGPAWSRADEVDNWAVGKKPTPSRSSPFGSEFHSGPEPDRWVRGGREVDRVERERPKLVLDPPKAESGVNEPLQVVKTNKPNPFGAARPREEILAEKGLDWKKLESEIEAKKTSRPTSAHSSRPSSAQSSRSEGPGLHASDNVVKPRPKVNPFGDAKPREVLLEERGKDWRKIDLELEHQGIDRPETEEEKILKEEIDHLKKELEKESTDKVNSETVQESGGDRRSLRDIILQKERELEALIREFDDKVRFGQKAIDRPGSGAGRPGSGAGRPGSSAGRAGNFHERTPSYSGSFEDSRSVEYVDRSPLQGKGDPWARPFDDRRSFHGGRERGGFLGSRDMGRARSRERW from the exons ATGGCCAAACCCTGGGGTACTGTCGGCAACTGGGCCGCCGAGGCTGAGCGAGAAGAGGCCGAGGAGCTCGCGGCGGCCGCCAAGGCCGAGTCCCAGAGCTTTCCCAGTCTAAAGGAAGCCGTCAGCGCCAagcccaagaagaagaagatgagcctcTCTGAATTCTACAACGCCTCCGGCACCCCCGCCTCTAATCGTGTCGGCCTCACTCCCGACGAGATGATGCGCCTCCCTACCGGCCCCAAGGAGCGCTCTGCCGAAGAAATGCAGTACGGTCGCCTCGGTGGCGGGTTTCCCTCCTACGGTCGCTCTGGTACGAATCCGGGTCGGGGCGGGGACGGGTCGTGGGGTGGTGGAGGAAGAAGATCCTACGGTGGATTCGACGACGACAGGAGGGGCCCGCCTTCTAGGGTTTCTGATTTAGATCAACCGTCAAGGGCGGACGAGGTTGACAATTGGGCAATGACTAAAAAGTCTCTTCCTTCTGTAGATTCCGGTAGGCAGAACCGGTATAGCTCGCTCGGTAGTGTTGGTGCTGGGGGTGGGGGTGGTGATGGTGTAGGTGGTGGTATGGGCGGCCCAGCTTGGTCTAGGGCAGACGAGGTTGATAACTGGGCTGTTGGGAAAAAGCCTACTCCTTCTAGGTCATCCCCATTTGGGTCTGAATTTCATTCGGGTCCGGAACCGGATCGCTGGGTGAGAGGCGGACGCGAGGTCGACAGAGTTGAGAGAGAGCGACCCAAATTGGTTTTGGATCCTCCGAAAGCCGAGTCCGGCGTGAATGAGCCATTGCAGGTTGTGAAGACCAATAAGCCGAACCCCTTCGGAGCAGCTCGACCTAGGGAGGAGATTTTGGCTGAGAAAGGGTTGGATTGGAAGAAGTTGGAGTCGGAAATAGAAGCCAAGAAGACGAGTAGGCCGACGAGTGCCCACTCAAGCAGGCCTTCGAGTGCTCAGTCAAGCCGGTCTGAAGGGCCCGGGCTGCATGCAAGTGATAATGTGGTGAAGCCGCGGCCGAAAGTAAACCCCTTTGGTGATGCCAAGCCAAGGGAGGTTTTGCTGGAGGAGCGGGGTAAGGATTGGCGGAAGATTGATCTCGAGCTGGAGCATCAGGGTATTGACAG ACCTGAAACAGAGGAGGAAAAGATATTGAAGGAAGAAATAGATCATCTAAAGAAGGAACTCGAGAAAGAATCTACGGATAAAGTGAACAGTGAAACTGTGCAAGAGTCTGGTGGTGACCGGCGAAGTCTACGCGATATAATACTACAGAAGGAAAGGGAATTGGAGGCATTGATCCGAGAATTTGATGACAAAGTTCGCTTTGGGCAGAAGGCCATCGATAGGCCAGGGTCTGGGGCTGGTAGGCCTGGTTCTGGGGCAGGAAGGCCTGGGTCTTCAGCAGGGAGGGCTGGTAACTTTCATGAGAGGACGCCGTCTTATTCCGGGTCATTTGAAGATTCTAGAAGTGTGGAATACGTAGATAGGTCTCCCTTGCAAGGCAAGGGAGATCCGTGGGCAAGGCCTTTTGATGACAGAAGGTCATTCCATGGTGGCAGGGAAAGAGGAGGATTTCTGGGGAGCAGAGACATGGGCAG GGCAAGGTCAAGAGAAAGATGGTGA
- the LOC126607988 gene encoding GDSL esterase/lipase At5g14450-like, which translates to MDRARFISIGRWWRGPWGLKKSVEAVAVGVVLVAALSTSFGLVPQKKSRSACQFPAMYNFGDSNSDTGSFSATFYRLPSPYGYTFFGKPSGRFSDGRIIIDFIAQKLGFPFLSAYLNSIGANFRCGANFAIVASTIQPLDVRTFGDGYSPISLNVQLSQFAQFKARVNEFFPRDERSYVKAGLPRAEDFSKALYTLDIGQNDLSAGLSWKTADQLLENVSSITAQLALTIEQLYQQGARVFWIHNTGPLGCLPSTLAYKMAEPGDLDQNGCLKRYNEVCQEFNRQLKERVLKLRAKLSEAVLTYVDIYAAKYTLISEAEKYGFTSPLAQCCGSYGDVPVRCGVKAIVNGTEVGGPCSNPSQHINWDGGHYSDAANEWLATRIMDGAFSDPPVSITEACHKTPQF; encoded by the exons ATGGACCGTGCGAGGTTTATTTCTATCGGCAGGTGGTGGAGAGGACCATGGGGACTGAAGAAGAGTGTGGAAGCAGTGGCAGTTggagttgttttagttgctgctCTTTCAACTTCCTTCGGCCTTGTACCACAGAAGAAATCGCGCAGTGCTTGTCAATTCCCGGCAATGTATAACTTTGGGGATTCAAATTCGGACACTGGTAGTTTCTCAGCGACATTTTATCGGCTTCCTTCTCCCTATGGCTATACCTTCTTTGGTAAACCTTCTGGCAGGTTCTCAGACGGGCGTATCATCATCGATTTTATAG CTCAAAAGTTGGGGTTTCCATTTTTAAGTGCTTATCTGAATTCTATTGGAGCAAACTTCCGTTGTGGAGCGAATTTCGCGATTGTAGCATCTACGATTCAGCCACTAGATGTCAGGACGTTTGGAGATGGATATAGCCCCATCTCTCTTAACGTACAGCTTTCACAATTTGCGCAGTTCAAAGCACGTGTAAATGAGTTTTTCCCTCGAG ATGAAAGGTCATACGTCAAGGCCGGCCTCCCAAGAGCAGAGGACTTCTCCAAGGCCTTGTACACTTTAGACATTGGACAAAACGATCTTAGTGCCGGGTTAAGCTGGAAGACGGCAGACCAGCTGCTGGAAAACGTTTCCAGCATAACAGCGCAGTTAGCCTTGACAATCGAG CAACTCTACCAACAAGGGGCAAGAGTTTTTTGGATTCACAACACAGGTCCGCTCGGGTGCTTGCCTTCAACTCTGGCGTATAAGATGGCAGAACCCGGCGACCTGGATCAAAACGGTTGCTTGAAGCGGTACAATGAAGTGTGTCAAGAATTTAACAGGCAGCTCAAGGAGAGAGTGCTTAAACTAAGAGCCAAACTTTCAGAAGCAGTTCTTACTTACGTCGATATCTATGCAGCAAAATACACACTTATCAGTGAAGCGGAGAAGTATG GTTTTACGAGTCCTCTAGCTCAATGCTGTGGAAGCTACGGTGATGTCCCTGTCCGTTGTGGGGTGAAAGCTATTGTTAATGGCACTGAAGTTGGAGGTCCTTGTAGCAATCCTTCTCAGCACATTAACTGGGATGGAGGGCACTATTCTGATGCTGCGAACGAGTGGCTAGCCACCCGCATTATGGACGGCGCATTCTCTGATCCTCCGGTTTCAATCACTGAAGCATGTCACAAAACTCCACAGTTTTGA